In Larimichthys crocea isolate SSNF chromosome XXII, L_crocea_2.0, whole genome shotgun sequence, the genomic stretch CGACTTGCcgcagctagtagtggcacttCCCCACTGACctgctgaggcagctgccaGTGTCTGAGGCAGCACGGTGCACCTGGCAGGTGGGCACACCCAGGCATGTGTCTCCAGTACATGTGTGCCATTACTGACACAgtaaactcagatctgactacATATATTCCCTGTCATAGCGACAAGCGGCTGTCCCGCAAACATTCAACAATTTTGGGTGATGAAAAAATCTGcatattttaaaaggaaaatcactttttttgtatgttttcccACAGCACATTACCAAATTTTACATTCTTCTGATTCATGCAGCATGATTTTGGGCAACATGAGTATTTCCACAAATTACACAAATTACAAATACTCTGTGTCATCACACACTGGATGTTTTGAAGATGAccacttgtttttctttattcaacCATGAACTTTGATAAATACATGTGCAAGTTACATGGCACAGgtgtttcattatcattttCCACCTGCACTTGGATCAAGTTATCACACGCTGGCTGTCATTTTGACCCTAACCACtgataacaaaaacacagtccCGTACAGTAAACagaaacatataataataataatttcttccATACTTTGGAAGAAAATATGATGTTGGGAAACAACTGGGCTTAACAACAGcacttattattaattattatttattacttttttttggaacagtaaaaaaaaatactatgaGCTATGTTCCTAAAATGGTAACAGgtgtacaagtacaagtacaaaacatttttgggTAGCAAGCTTGAACAAAACTTGTTTATTCATTAATGTACTCAGGGAACTTAACTGgtttaaagctttattttcttttggttaTAGTGCTGCTTTTTGCAGTATTGGAGGAAGTgtaataaaagacaaatgtgttttcccCCTTACTTGCAGTTACTAGGGAAAGTAGCCCCATCAGAAAATCTGATGACCttcttacaaaaaaaattaaaaaatcaggcggcagtagctcagtccattgagACTTGAATTGGGAGCCGGAGGGTGGCTGTTTCAAGTCCTGCATGGGCCAAATATGGAAggtgcatgtaaataaaaatagactgTAAAAAGAATTTTCCTGtttgtgggattaataaagtatatcttcttcttcttcttcaaaagTGCTATAGAGATATAGCCAACTCTTGATATTACACCCTGCATAATTTGCTGGACTTCAGCACATTATGTCAGAATTGTGAACTGTATTTCACAGGTAGAATATAGAACATAGTCTGATGTCATATATTatgtgtctttctttcctttctttataATGGCCTtactctatctctatctcttcCACATAATActtgtttagtttgtttcacATCAACACAAGTCAATGTTCAAGTCAATATttctggtgatttttttttatatatatatatacttccTTGCAACTTTccacaaagttttttttgtttgtgtctttttttggatGGTGCAATCAGACATAACACTCAGTTTAAAGTGACTAGCACATTTGTCATGTAATGTGTaaacgtttttttgtttttttttttcaaaagagcTGGAACAAACAGTTTAGTTGCTTTTAGTTGCTACCAAATGAAGTACAATTGGATGCAATTGAACAGAAATTTGCACCTTCCAATCCATCCAATTTGAATAATTGCTAggtttaattatatattattaattatacactattaattctgtttttgttttacaggatTACAATCTGCAAAGTATCAGAAGCAATCCCAGTGTCCTCAACCTCTACATCTACagcagaaaaaggaagaagaaagcgTGATTACCAACTGTCTGGAAAGGAACTTTGTCTGCAACTAAGGTGGAGAAAGACTGTGGGAAATGTGCAAATATGTTTTCCACAACAAATATTGACATGCTGTTAAAATGAGGTCTAAAGTCAgcatttatacatttgttttttattgatttgtccAACTTGTTCGATCTGAGTTTACCAACCTCAGGACATGAGCTCATAAACTTTCAATAAATCTTTGCAAAATCAACTAGCCATATAGGTCTGTAATAAAGCTGcttgtttgagtttgttttctgcatctgGTATGTCTGAGTGAATTTACGTTAAGTAAATTACACGTTAGGTGACTAATATAACTTGGAATGAAAAGCCCTAATAAAAAATACCTAAACTTGCaacttcatgtgtttgtgtgcctttgTGCGTAAATCAAACTGGTTagacagttttatattttatagcaGATTGTTAACAGAAGCAACACCTGCAGGTCATTTATTCAACCGTTTAACCACAACAGACTGAAGAAAGACTATTCAGGCAACCATGATATCTACATGAAGCAGAGTACAGCAGAGGAgatatgtatgtaaaatgtgtgCTGAGACAGGACAGAAAACATAGTCAGTTACACTCATACACCATACGCAGCATCAGAAACCAAGCCAGACATCTTCAACTTGACAAAAAATGAAAGCATTCCATATATCCAATGGGATAAGAGgttcaaataaaatcattcatatttcaaaagtacatacataaaaacaaaactttctaGATTTATtcttaaagtataaaaagtaaTGTGCGCTTTTCCATACAAGTCACACGCAACAATAGTTCAGTCTTAaattctttctttgttttgaaagcATTATCAGTTATCATTACCTGTCATCATCTTCTCATTCCTATCTTTCAAGTGGATTAACAAGTCTACAACAGACAAGAGCAAACACCTAGACaaacctgaaaaaaacattgtggtGAATGAAAAGAATCTTATCACCGCCAGCACAGCGGTTTATTATTGCTGTAAAATGTGCAGCTGCCAAAAACACGcatcaaaatctgtttttgattCTTCTCACCTTTTGCCTTTGTGAATGCTATTCATTGTAATTTAGTGAGAACTACATTAATGTGCATGACCGATGTACATTCCGCCATTGCGCCAGTTCCTCAAAACTTGTGGGGATTATAGGGGAACCCCATATAAGGAAGGAAaaggaatttatttttattcttttttttctgcttactTTATATGCAATAATAAAATACCACGTTAAAGGCAGACACATCAATTGTCTGCGTAATAAAGGTAATTACAGTATTGTCTGCATACATCTGATCTTTACACCCAGTGCAGATTGATAGTAAATCATTAATGTATACGCTTAGCATAAATGGTTTTAGGATAGTTCCCTGGGGCACAACCAATTCATTACCAAGGAAAGGTGATGTTTTGCTCCCCACTGTTACACAATGAACCCTCTCAGCCTGTTAGAGGAGAAATTAAAATTGGATAGCTTAGAGATGGTTATTTGGAAATCTTCTTCAATTCACTTTTGTTTGACGCTCGTGAACATAATATGAATActacatagatacatagatgTTAATGttagttaataataatagtatgtatatatgttgttgtttacagtTCAGTGTTTAGATTGGAGAGTTGTAACTTGCTCTGTCTGGCAAGCCTTTTTCCtttaattgttttctgacattttcactCATAACGTGCATAATTATCTGTAATATTACATTACCTGAGTACCTCAGTTACTTTTACTGCTTGAAATTTGCCGAGTCTCTTTGGGTTTAAGTTGTGTGCTATTATACTATAGGCTTAAGTGACTGTTCTGTACACAACTTAATTGCTAATGATTGAATAAATTATTACTATTGATCAGCAACTCAGTTTAATATCATGTAGAAAGTTAAGACTACCGTGTTCTGTCACTTGTGTGTTTATAGTAATCCAACCACTGAGTAATGCCATacttgtaattattattatgttatggCGTGTCATTGTATTGtagattatatttatattcccAATggttttgacttttatttcttataGACCAGCAAGTGGAAATAAAGCCAAGATATTTCTCATCTTGAGCTGATACTTTGAGGATAAGGAGAAGACTGGTTGATAGATAACTATGGGTGATGGATCTAATCGTCCAATGTGATTTATGTGTTTACTATTATCTTAATAGAGTTCTCAAAGTAGGAGTTGAGGAGAATTGCAGGTCTCTAATCTTCATTAGTCTTTGTATATCACTGTTTAATCCAGAGAGTTAATAGAAACATCTTTCACATTTGTACCAATCAATCATCCCAGTTGATGTTGTTGAACTgcattttcaaattcaaatactgtacatgacTCTTATTTATTTCGAATTGACATAACTTTGTGTTAGAATACAAGCTGTGAGAGTTAGGTCGTGACCAGACAGCTCATATGGGAAAATTCAGTTGCTCCCTCAGCTTCCTTTGTTGCTGAATACTTTATAAGCAGGAAGCTCAAGGCCGAGGTCAGGTGCAGACCAACGAGGTGTTTATTACACTCACATTGATGACAtgttaacaaaacattttccacaaaaaatacaaaatgtggtctgacagcagcagctcttgcTTGAAACTGGCAGGCTTGTATAGCCCGCCAGTGGCAATGATCTAGATTCTTTCATCAGTATAGGGGTCTTACTGGCCAGCCTTCAATTACTCCTCCCCGCCTTTTGTTTGTGCCTCATGCCTTTTAACAGTATTATCTACACATGCTACTAAATATTAGTACTACAAAATACTAGTAGTGAAGAATACAGATTTTGCAGAAGGTGGTGTATGTTCactcaaacatttattaatttataacaTATCATGTAAACGTGCAgtccaaagtgcttcacagaggaaaaaaataaagacagaggtGGAGTTTCTGTGACTGAAGACACTCCAATTTGCTCGGACAGTGTGACATTTAGATAAATAGATTCTaggtcattcattcattatcagAGCATTGGATCTCTTTACATGATATGTGatctaataaaaacaacaacctttcCTGAAGCAGTTATTGGCAGAAGACTGGGagtttttttatgaaacaatgTCTCTaacagacatttaaatgtgttagaTGTCTATTTCTTCATGAGGTTATAACCTAATCTTTCTTACACTGTACTTGTATGCTGGAATTGGTAGTAATGGTTTGCTCTAGATGTAGCCAAAATGTTAAACCCAATTTAAGCTGAAtcgttaaaaataaaatataaaaaaagaaatgttgtgtGCTTGTAATACTTGGTTAAAGAAGGTTTGAATCGTGGTTATTAAAACTATCATTTGCAGTATATTGTGATGACTTGGACCAAGTTAATTTGCCCCTGGACAGAAACATTACTGGTCAGAGAAGGTGTCAGATGTCAGTGCTGCTTACTGTGACTGATTACTCTAGGACACTTCAACAGGGCTTATCCTTGCCAATATGTGGCTTAAACATCTGGTCAAAGTTATTGATTATATTACGTGTGAAGTCATCCATCTCTGCTCCCAAAAGAAACTAGAAGCCCTTTGTGATAATAACTTAGAGTCAAGTTCATtcacattcagattttttattttataaaaaacacacacacataaacactttaGAGAGAGAAACTATTTACAGGAATTATTTACAATagcaaaaaagagaaaagacaataTATTTGATGTAAGGCTTTCACCAGAACTAAGTAAGGAGGTTTGTTAAAATGTATTCCTATCCCTTAAACTAAAATTCACGGAAATAAAATAACggaaaaaatgtatgtaataatTACTTGAAACTGTACATTAACTATTAGTCAAATGTTAAGTGCACTGAATATGATTCTATTTGCATTATGAAGTAAGCGTTGGCAACCTCATATGGAATATGGAGTATGACAATATACATGTAGAGAAGGTgacaaaaaacaccaaaaactgAGCATCAAAATGCCTTGAACCAGCCAAAAGTATAGAGGATGAACAGCATGTGAGTTTGAGTCACTTCATAACTTCACAGAAAGATTGAGGGAGATGTGGACAGGTCTCCAAACTTGCTACTGGGCATCAAACACATGGCACATATGGGGCGGGGGTGGGGATGTTCTAGCTTAAGGTGTGGACACCACCTATCACAGACtggtccaaaatgtcaaaacattgtTCTGTTATGTCCTGACGTCCTCAGAGGCTGTCGATCTGATGATAAAAGCTGTTCCAGAGTTCACCTGAGAAATTTGTGTCTGAGCCCAAAGTTGTGTAACGTGGAAAGTCGTCTAGGTCGTCtcctgtaaaacaaacagaggaaatcCAAGATCACGATGGTGAACAAGAACATGTAGGCTAACTAAAGGGGGAGTCTGATAGGAGCTTTATAAAATCTGTGCTTCCTtgtagaaacacacatttacatctaGATTTTACATGTAAATTAAAGTCAAGTGATTAATTTAGATTAAATTCTCCATCTGACATGGAGACATCTCACACTAACAACATTTACCTGAGGAAGATTCACTCCACTCACTCCGTGGACTGGTGCATGCTTCATTGCTCAGTAACCCCCTGCCGTCTAAAGTGCTTGACATCCAATTTACTTCTCTTTCCAGTTCTTGGCAGATCTGAAAGAGTAACACTGGTTTGAGTATGGCTATAATATTTTGCACAAGTGGAGTTTTACCACCACCAAACAATCAGTCTTATTATGTTGGCTATTAATACACAATTAGACAAACATGGGTATTCCTGACAATGAAAAATGCATGCTGTTAAGAGTTTCAGTCAGAGGCAATGCTTACCCGGACAATGTCGTCTGTGTGGTCATATTCTGGAAGATCCCAGCGAAGAAGaatagagagaaaagagagagagtatgaGAATAGCACTGTGATATTGATTTATCTGTTGGTAATTACTTAATTTCCCGTAGGTTAGTCCTAAACCATTTATTAGCGAGTATGCCATATGTGTTATCTTACCGATGTTATGTTCAGGTGAAACTTCAAATCTGTGGTTGAAGGTGTACGGTAAGGCCTCAGGCCCGATCTCAACTGACAAAGACCAGTCAGGAACTTCAGATGGAGCTACAAATGAAAAATCTGCAAAAGatagcaaaaaacaacaataaataaactcGGTTATCTAGCTTTTAGTAACAAATTCAAGGCAGCCTTCATTACATCCTGTAacctaacatttcatttttagctTAAATGTAAGGCCATAGCAAAAAGCATTTTCTTCATATGTATTTATCTACTTATTTGACAGTTTTGATTCTGCAactatacatatttttttccctcaccTTCCTTCTCTGCGTTCACAGTGCTGTCGACCGTGTTCTCCTGAGTGGACATACTGTCTTCCTGTGTTGAGTTATTGATAGGAGACTGAGTATCGCTGTAGTCCGTGTCTTCCTCCATCTTGACAATTGAGCTCTGCAGAGGCAGATATGAAGAGGTGAGATTCAGGAAATATGCAGTCGTATGCTCATCTGCATCAATGCTATTAAAAATATCTGGGTCAGTGTGTGGCTTATTGCAAATAGGCCACTGATTTGTAAAATAAGTAGAAAATATCCACAGTATTTACCTTCTTCCTCAGCTTTGCTTCCTTTGCCTTGCTTCGTTTATCTGTgcagatgagaaaaaaagacattttaatcaCTTAGACTTCTCACAGTGTGACTGCAAAACCAACACGgtaatagaaaaagaaaaaaagctttgcTCGCTTCCTGTTAGTTGTCTCACCTCTAGATTTTGGCGTGGCAGGCAACATCCTGAAAACGCGCATTGCTTGGTGGCCTTTGTTGATACTCTTGTTTTTAACCTCCTCAATGTCAGGCAGTGAGTTCATTGCACAGCGGAAGTTGGCTTTCCATGTCTTCGGGTCACAGATCTGACCTTCCACAAATTTCCCTGCAGAATGCACGTTGTTTAGATTTACTATTTCttaatccaaaaaaacaaacaaacaaaaaaaaaaacatctgctttaGTTTGCATGTGTATTCACGCTTGCTCACCTGTGTGGATGGCCCACATTTTGAACAGACATGCGTCCTTGTCCAGCTCCCATCCATGTCGAGCTGCATGCTTCCAGGGAATGGAGAACATCATCTTTTCCTATAAGGTAAAGAGGGAAGTACTGAGTTGGAGCGAGTGTGGCTGCACATTCAACACAGTACAAACAGCAAGAGGCTGCAGATCAAACTGAACATCCACTGTTAACAGTTTTCTATTGCGTGACcttaaattatgtaaaaatatgatttgcatagtacctctgtttgtttgtttttctgtacaacatcaacatttatttcatgttctaaCAAGCTACTCTCGGAGAAACATGCAAATATTATATGATCAGCTAGGGACAAGGAACAACTACAAAGACACGTGCAGCCATGCTACAAAGATTACctttctctgtaaaaaaaaaagtgcttaaaatacaaaacaaatatatttgaaatgtttctgttcgTATTTCAGTATACTGACTACACTTTGCAAATACCATTTACATGAACCAATGTATTTGTTGCAGTAGGAAATACGCCTCTCACCTTGTCCACCCATGTTAGACCGGCGATAGATTTAGACTCGATCATCTTCTCCAGCCATGGCCTCATTCTCATCCTTGACACGGGCATGTTTGCCTAAAATAtgcagggagaggagaaatgagtACAACGAGGATATGCTCCGTTTGATTTACAGTAGTGAGAGCAACTGAACTCCCGTATCTGCCTCAGATTAGATTTACAGCTGCCTGCTGCCAGGATGAGGGTGAGACGAGTTCACGGCCAGGGCACGCAACAGAACAAGGGGGCGTTAAAACGTAGGAGTTAACGTTATTAGGAGGTCATAATAGACCCAAAAATCATTTCCTGGTAAGATTTTTCTGATCGAATGCACGTGGACTTATTTTTGCAgtccaaaaaaatgtttgtgcaaCTTTTGCACAAAAATGTTCCTTTGTGCCGGAGTCATTAGATGACATGCGCCTCAAAATCCACGGAGCGTGTGGAGCGCACGCGTCTCCTCCTGCACAGCTGGATAAAACAAACGACGCATAAGTTCAAAAACGCCACATAATCTTTGGGTTTTTGATTCGATCTGTCACGAAGTCATAAAGTTAGAGTCCGACTGCACGCATAGTGTGCAAAACTCACATAGGCTTTATcgtcggaaaaaaaaaatgacaaacgtAACCCATGTCAGTCATTTAGAGATGTTAGACGCTACAAACATCTCTGATTTCTTGTACATTACAATATTTACGATGTTTAATCTCAAAATCAGCTCCcagtaataaaaatgttaaaatatgagGCATTCCACACGGGTAAAAGTGATAAATTATTATCAAATCACTTACAAATTTGGCTTGTTGTATGATCcgtaagagagaaaaaatgcacaaaaatagttggtttgtttgaagtttgttcCAAAGAAGCTtgtcctcctctttgttttatCCACTCGGAGACCTATCTTGATCTGAAGTGTGTACACTAACTCGCGAGCGACTACATTTATAGCATTAAGTGGGTTTTCCCCGGGTTGGCATGAAGGCGTGCTGTAAAAAATGGCGATCCCGAAAACATGCACACCATGTAGACTTTGAATTCTGCTCGTTAAAGAGCACTTCAAATATTTGCCTCTGGACAATTATCACTCAAAAGCGTTTTGCATTTGCAGGTTTAATACATATcgtgatttttttgttcttaaatgAAGCGCATATCGAGAATAGATGCACAAAATACTGTCAGCAGCAAAGTTTTTATTCTATAACCAGCAAAATAACCATGCTTCAACTAAAGTGACTTGCACTGTAAACAACTAATGTCATTTCTGCATATTTGCAGACTGTGCCCCCTGAATTAGTTCCAAATGTgaacaaatattcacatttatcaaatatttgaaaaaaatcaaGTTGTGTTAGGTGATATTTTTTACAGCGCACAGGCGCATGCGCTGTTGCCACCTCTATTCTCCAGCAGTAGACTTTTCTCAGAAGTCACATGGGTAAAAGTAAGGAGGAAGTTATTAACGCGGGTATATGACTTCGTTTTTTTGCACGTAGGCTCCTCCAACTGTGTAACCTGAAGGAGCTGACAtgtctcatttcattttttttatatatatgtattcaGCACGAGACACTTCTGCagaacacagacatgcaggcGTTTACCAAATGTTTATCAAACGTGTGCAGGCCACACATTGCAATATGTATCTCActgtgacacaaagaaaaataaagtactAGAAAGTatacttttaataataataaaataataataataacaataacaaatagGAATGAAAGGTTaggatttattattatattacaaaatGGTGCCAATTATTATATTGTATCATGTGCAGTATATAGtacagtaataatgataatgcaCAGTTACATTTTTAGCAGCAGTGATAGAGTATGTATAATATTTGTAGTTTGGGTATtgttcaaactttattaatatgAGAATATGCATCTAAACTGCGATGATAAGTATACTAAATAGCATAATTACCATCTTAActtccatgcacacacacccacgtaCATTCATCCACGAGATATAAAAGTTGACCCCAGAGCTTGGTATGATAAACATCTGTGTGGGACCTGCCCTTAAGTATAAACAGCAACTCAACGGAGAAGTGGAGCATTTACAAGAAATGGTGTAGTATTTTTTTCTGCCCACTAGGGGCAGTGCGGTACAGGCTAGTTTCCCCACAGCATGTTTTAGTGTGGGCCAAACAGCGTGACGTTCAGGAGCGATGATGACACAGCGAGAATGTGGGAGCAGGCAGTTGTAATCTATGCGGAAGCAGAGTCAGTGTGGGCTCAGTAAAAACAAGCTGCAGAGACCTTCTTAATATGTTATTGTTAACATCTGTTGCAGGAATTCACCTAAAAGTAAAGCAACGCGTGCacaaagcagcagagggagagggtggagacAGCTGCATATTCAAAGATTTGAGTCTATctatatattttgaatattctAACATCGATTTTTCTCACTCCCTAAAGCTCCATAGTACCTATTCAATCCTGGAGCTGGTGTTACATAACAGCTCGGGTACGCATAGATCGCTGTCTCAGTGGGACTTTGGGAAATCCCATATCAG encodes the following:
- the irf1b gene encoding interferon regulatory factor 1b, with the protein product MPVSRMRMRPWLEKMIESKSIAGLTWVDKEKMMFSIPWKHAARHGWELDKDACLFKMWAIHTGKFVEGQICDPKTWKANFRCAMNSLPDIEEVKNKSINKGHQAMRVFRMLPATPKSRDKRSKAKEAKLRKKSSIVKMEEDTDYSDTQSPINNSTQEDSMSTQENTVDSTVNAEKEDFSFVAPSEVPDWSLSVEIGPEALPYTFNHRFEVSPEHNIEYDHTDDIVRICQELEREVNWMSSTLDGRGLLSNEACTSPRSEWSESSSGDDLDDFPRYTTLGSDTNFSGELWNSFYHQIDSL
- the irf1b gene encoding interferon regulatory factor 1b isoform X1, which codes for MMFSIPWKHAARHGWELDKDACLFKMWAIHTGKFVEGQICDPKTWKANFRCAMNSLPDIEEVKNKSINKGHQAMRVFRMLPATPKSRDKRSKAKEAKLRKKSSIVKMEEDTDYSDTQSPINNSTQEDSMSTQENTVDSTVNAEKEDFSFVAPSEVPDWSLSVEIGPEALPYTFNHRFEVSPEHNIEYDHTDDIVRICQELEREVNWMSSTLDGRGLLSNEACTSPRSEWSESSSGDDLDDFPRYTTLGSDTNFSGELWNSFYHQIDSL
- the irf1b gene encoding interferon regulatory factor 1b isoform X2 — encoded protein: MPVSRMRMRPWLEKMIESKSIAGLTWVDKEKMMFSIPWKHAARHGWELDKDACLFKMWAIHTGKFVEGQICDPKTWKANFRCAMNSLPDIEEVKNKSINKGHQAMRVFRMLPATPKSRDKRSKAKEAKLRKKSSIVKMEEDTDYSDTQSPINNSTQEDSMSTQENTVDSTVNAEKEDFSFVAPSEVPDWSLSVEIGPEALPYTFNHRFEVSPEHNIEYDHTDDIVRETT